A stretch of the Malus sylvestris chromosome 10, drMalSylv7.2, whole genome shotgun sequence genome encodes the following:
- the LOC126586280 gene encoding nucleolar complex-associated protein 3-like isoform X2, translated as MGAKRRQKQKIILPPDLPPEVSEDEIEISDEDKDFVDKNKEYAGFLSTLDTQSITKHVTRVADVKEDALEAFYEKRLKRKSLQKEKEEDTELQVDRVDALPVKTLDGQLYYRTAKTPKLSENDPNEEETSGTADKGIVKLTKAERRAKLKKSKKEAKKQGKNAEPEVEQTLQEAVLAEVKQDLTAEEAFESKKNKLAELGMALLSDPESNIKSLKEVLQMCKDNNHAIVKLGLLSLLAVFKDIIPGYRIRLPTEKEMEMKVSKDVKKMRLYESTLLSVYKAYLQKLAALEKQPSFQHVAFRCICTLLEAAPHFNFRESLLGVVIRNIGSPDDVVRKLCCSTVKSLFTNEGKHNGEATVEAVRLIANHVKAQNCQMHPDSLEVFLSLSFDEDLGRAARDEKFKPQSKKSKKKKHYEEARQQKENEKKRSRQELLAKTREEVVADYKAVAFAPDVMERRGMQTETLSAVFEIYFRILKHTMQSAARSEANVGSSTSTPEPHPLLAPCLKGLGKFSHLIDLDFMGDLINYLKKLASAGGDSENTSKCLTVSERLCCCIVAFKVMRSNLDALNVDLQDFFVQLYNIILEYRPGRDQGEVLAEALKMMLCDDRQHDMQKAAAFVKRLATFSLCSGSAESMAALVTLKHLLLKNVKCRNLLENDAGGGSVSGSVAKYHPDASDPNLSGALASVLWELNLLAQHYHPAISNMASSISTMNTAHNQVYLSTISPQQAFMDYSLERPESFNPPNDIKKSTNKRKRGSGSSLLAGIEPSADTSPIDEDDVRKKLSAHFTLLRDIKENQSLRAKLDSTTSSIQLYEEYKHQKKTKKPKTKIRKTSLTVK; from the exons ATGGGGGCGAAAAGGAGGCAAAAGCAGAAAATTATTCTACCTCCTGATCTCCCACCAGAGGTCTCAGAGGACGAAATTGAAATCTCCGACGAGGACAAGGACTTCGTCGACAAGAACAAAGAATACGCTGGCTTCCTCTCCACCTTGGACACCCAATCCATTACCAA GCATGTTACCCGGGTTGCCGATGTGAAGGAGGATGCTTTGGAAGCTTTTTATGAAAAGCGCTTAAAAAGGAAATCCttgcagaaagaaaaagaggaggATACTGAGCTTCAAGTTGATCGTGTAGATGCCCTTCCTGTTAAAACCTTAGATGGACAACTCTACTATCGAACAG CAAAGACACCAAAATTATCCGAGAATGATCCCAATGAAGAGGAAACCAGTGGCACCGCAGATAAAGGCATAGTTAAATTGACGAAGGCTGAAAGGAGGGCAAAGCTCAAGAAAAGTAAGAAAGAGGCGAAAAAACAAGGGAAGAATGCTGAACCTGAAGTCGAACAAACTCTGCAAGAAGCAGTGCTG GCTGAGGTTAAACAAGATCTTACAGCTGAAGAAGCATTTgaaagtaagaagaataaactTGCAGAGCTGGGGATGGCGCTGCTTTCTGATCCAGAGTCTAATATAAAATCTTTGAAGGAGGTGTTACAAATGTGTAAAGATAATAATCATGCAATAGTCAAACTTGGACTCCTATCTTTGTTGGCTGTGTTTAAAGACATTATTCCTGG ATACCGGATTAGGCTTCCTACTGAGAAGGAGATGGAAATGAAGGTTTCAAAGGATGTTAAGAAAATGCGGCTTTATGAATCAACACTGCTATCTGTGTACAAG GCGTACCTGCAGAAGTTGGCAGCATTAGAAAAACAGCCCTCTTTTCAACATGTTGCATTTCGCTGTATCTGTACATTGCTTGAGGCAGCACCCCACTTCAATTTCCGGGAGAGCTTGTTAGGTGTTGTAATCAGAAACATAGGCTCCCCAGATGATGTTGTAAG GAAACTATGTTGTTCAACCGTAAAATCACTTTTTACAAATGAGGGAAAACATAATGGCGAAGCTACTGTGGAGGCTGTTCGATTAATTGCAAATCATGTGAAAGCTCAGAATTGCCAAATGCACCCTGATTCATTGGAG GTTTTCTTGTCTCTGTCATTTGATGAGGACCTTGGGAGGGCTGCAAGAGATGAGAAATTTAAACCCCAAAGCaagaaaagtaagaaaaagaaGCATTATGAGGAGGCTCGTCAACAGaaggaaaatgaaaagaaacgGAGTAGGCAAGAATTATTGGCGAAGACAAGAGAGGAg GTTGTTGCCGATTACAAGGCTGTTGCTTTTGCCCCAGATGTTATGGAGCGGAGAGGAATGCAGACAGAGACACTTTCTGCTGTATTTGAAATATATTTTCGTATATTGAAACATACAATGCAATCAGCTGCCAG ATCTGAAGCAAATGTTGGTTCATCTACGAGTACACCTGAGCCCCATCCTTTACTTGCTCCCTGTCTGAAAGGACTAGGAAAGTTCTCGCATCTAATTGACTTGGATTTCATGGGGGATCTTATAAACTATCTGAAAAAGCTAGCTTCTGCTGGTGGTGATTCTGAGAATACATCAAAATGCTTGACTGTATCTGAACGCCTCTGCTGCTGCATTGTTGCATTTAAAGTGATGAGGAGCAATCTTGATGCCTTAAATGTTGATCTTCAGGACTTCTTTGTCCAGCTTTACAATATTATACTTGAATATAGGCCTGGAAG AGATCAGGGCGAAGTATTAGCTGAAGCTTTGAAGATGATGCTGTGTGATGATAGACAACATGACATGCAGAAGGCTGCTGCATTTGTAAAGCGTTTGGCTACATTCTCATTATGTTCGGGATCTGCTGAGTCCATGGCTG CTTTGGTTACTTTAAAACATCTTCTTCTGAAGAATGTCAAGTGCCGGAATCTGTTAGAAAATGATGCTGGAGGTGGCTCAGTGTCCGGTTCCGTCGCA AAATATCACCCAGATGCTTCAGACCCCAACTTAAGTGGCGCTCTTGCTTCAGTTCTTTGGGAACTCAATCTTCTCGCCCAGCATTATCATCCAGCTATCTCAAATATGGCTTCCAGTATATCAACCATGAACACTGCTCATAACCAGGTTTATCTCTCTACCATTTCTCCTCAACAAGCTTTCATGGATTATTCCTTGGAGAGGCCGGAGTCTTTCAACCCACCAAATGACATAAAAAAATCAACTAACAAGAGAAAAAGAGGAAGTGGGTCTTCATTGTTAGCTGGGATAGAACCGTCTGCAGATACAAGTCCAATTGATGAAGATGATGTGAGAAAGAAACTTTCTGCTCATTTTACGCTTCTTCGTGACATTAAGGAGAATCAGAGTTTGAGGGCTAAGCTAGATAGTACTACATCATCCATACAGCTATATGAAGAGTATAAGCATCAGAAGAAGACTAAAAAGCCGAAAACCAAGATAAGGAAAACTTCGTTAACTGTCAAGTGA
- the LOC126586287 gene encoding sedoheptulose-1,7-bisphosphatase, chloroplastic-like, whose product METSVACYARGAFPVRNNVSSQHSSSLFSPASISPSFNSKVLRTSSLFGESLQMVPKSSLKVLKTKNTSIVPKCAIGDSLEEFLTKATPDKKLITLLISMGEALRTIGYKVRTASCGGTACVNSFGDEQLAVDMLADKLLFEALTYSHVCKYACSEEVPELQDMGGPVEGGFSVAFDPLDGSSIVDTNFTVGTIFGVWPGDKLTGITGRDQVAAAMGIYGPRTTYVLAIKGFPGTHEFLLLDEGKWQHVKETTEIGEGKLFSPGNLRATFDNPDYGKLIDYYLKEKYTLRYTGGMVPDVNQIIVKEKGIFTNVISPTTKAKLRLLFEVAPLGLLVENAGGFSSDGHRSVLDKIVVNLDDRTQVAYGSKNEIIRFEETLYGSSRLKRVPVGAVA is encoded by the exons ATGGAAACCAGTGTTGCATGCTATGCCAGGGGAGCTTTTCCAGTGCGGAATAATGTCTCATCTCAGcattcaagctctcttttctctcctgCTTCCATCTCTCCATCCTTCAATTCCAAG GTGTTGAGAACAAGCTCTCTATTTGGGGAATCATTGCAAATGGTGCCAAAGTCATCCCTAAAAGTTTTGAAGACAAAGAACACTTCAATTGTTCCCAAATGTGCAATTGGTGATAGCTTG GAGGAATTCTTAACCAAGGCAACCCCAGACAAGAAATTGATCACATTGTTGATATCAATGGGGGAAGCATTGAGGACCATTGGATATAAAGTGAGGACAGCATCTTGTGGAGGAACAGCATGTGTGAATTCTTTTGGAGATGAGCAGCTTGCTGTGGATATGCTTGCTGATAAGCTTCTTTTTGAG GCCTTAACTTACTCACATGTCTGCAAATATGCTTGTTCTGAAGAAGTTCCTGAGCTCCAAGACATGGGAGGCCCAGTTGAAG GTGGATTCAGCGTTGCTTTTGATCCATTGGATGGATCCAGCATCGTCGACACGAACTTCACAGTCGGGACAATTTTCGGGGTGTGGCCAGGAGATAAGTTGACTGGGATAACTGGAAGAGATCAGGTTGCTGCAGCCATGGGAATTTATGGGCCTCGAACGACATATGTTCTTGCTATTAAAGGCTTCCCCGGCACCCACGAATTCCTTCTTCTTGATGAAG GAAAATGGCAACATGTTAAGGAGACCACAGAAATTGGTGAAGGAAAGCTCTTCTCTCCTGGAAACTTGAGAGCCACATTTGACAACCCTGACTACGGCAAG TTGATTGACTACTATTTGAAAGAAAAGTACACGTTGAGATACACTGGAGGAATGGTTCCAGATGTTAACCAG ATTATTGTAAAGGAGAAGGGTATCTTCACTAATGTGATATCCCCAACTACCAAGGCTAAGCTAAGACTGTTGTTTGAGGTTGCTCCATTAGGGTTGTTGGTTGAGAATGCTGGAGGGTTCAGCAGTGACGGACATCGGTCTGTACTCGATAAAATAGTCGTTAACCTTGACGATCGAACTCAAGTTGCTTATGGATCAAAGAATGAGATTATCCGCTTTGAAGAAACTTTGTATGGATCATCCCGGCTCAAGCGAGTGCCTGTTGGAGCTGTTGCTTAG
- the LOC126586280 gene encoding nucleolar complex-associated protein 3-like isoform X1: MGAKRRQKQKIILPPDLPPEVSEDEIEISDEDKDFVDKNKEYAGFLSTLDTQSITKHVTRVADVKEDALEAFYEKRLKRKSLQKEKEEDTELQVDRVDALPVKTLDGQLYYRTAAKTPKLSENDPNEEETSGTADKGIVKLTKAERRAKLKKSKKEAKKQGKNAEPEVEQTLQEAVLAEVKQDLTAEEAFESKKNKLAELGMALLSDPESNIKSLKEVLQMCKDNNHAIVKLGLLSLLAVFKDIIPGYRIRLPTEKEMEMKVSKDVKKMRLYESTLLSVYKAYLQKLAALEKQPSFQHVAFRCICTLLEAAPHFNFRESLLGVVIRNIGSPDDVVRKLCCSTVKSLFTNEGKHNGEATVEAVRLIANHVKAQNCQMHPDSLEVFLSLSFDEDLGRAARDEKFKPQSKKSKKKKHYEEARQQKENEKKRSRQELLAKTREEVVADYKAVAFAPDVMERRGMQTETLSAVFEIYFRILKHTMQSAARSEANVGSSTSTPEPHPLLAPCLKGLGKFSHLIDLDFMGDLINYLKKLASAGGDSENTSKCLTVSERLCCCIVAFKVMRSNLDALNVDLQDFFVQLYNIILEYRPGRDQGEVLAEALKMMLCDDRQHDMQKAAAFVKRLATFSLCSGSAESMAALVTLKHLLLKNVKCRNLLENDAGGGSVSGSVAKYHPDASDPNLSGALASVLWELNLLAQHYHPAISNMASSISTMNTAHNQVYLSTISPQQAFMDYSLERPESFNPPNDIKKSTNKRKRGSGSSLLAGIEPSADTSPIDEDDVRKKLSAHFTLLRDIKENQSLRAKLDSTTSSIQLYEEYKHQKKTKKPKTKIRKTSLTVK; this comes from the exons ATGGGGGCGAAAAGGAGGCAAAAGCAGAAAATTATTCTACCTCCTGATCTCCCACCAGAGGTCTCAGAGGACGAAATTGAAATCTCCGACGAGGACAAGGACTTCGTCGACAAGAACAAAGAATACGCTGGCTTCCTCTCCACCTTGGACACCCAATCCATTACCAA GCATGTTACCCGGGTTGCCGATGTGAAGGAGGATGCTTTGGAAGCTTTTTATGAAAAGCGCTTAAAAAGGAAATCCttgcagaaagaaaaagaggaggATACTGAGCTTCAAGTTGATCGTGTAGATGCCCTTCCTGTTAAAACCTTAGATGGACAACTCTACTATCGAACAG CAGCAAAGACACCAAAATTATCCGAGAATGATCCCAATGAAGAGGAAACCAGTGGCACCGCAGATAAAGGCATAGTTAAATTGACGAAGGCTGAAAGGAGGGCAAAGCTCAAGAAAAGTAAGAAAGAGGCGAAAAAACAAGGGAAGAATGCTGAACCTGAAGTCGAACAAACTCTGCAAGAAGCAGTGCTG GCTGAGGTTAAACAAGATCTTACAGCTGAAGAAGCATTTgaaagtaagaagaataaactTGCAGAGCTGGGGATGGCGCTGCTTTCTGATCCAGAGTCTAATATAAAATCTTTGAAGGAGGTGTTACAAATGTGTAAAGATAATAATCATGCAATAGTCAAACTTGGACTCCTATCTTTGTTGGCTGTGTTTAAAGACATTATTCCTGG ATACCGGATTAGGCTTCCTACTGAGAAGGAGATGGAAATGAAGGTTTCAAAGGATGTTAAGAAAATGCGGCTTTATGAATCAACACTGCTATCTGTGTACAAG GCGTACCTGCAGAAGTTGGCAGCATTAGAAAAACAGCCCTCTTTTCAACATGTTGCATTTCGCTGTATCTGTACATTGCTTGAGGCAGCACCCCACTTCAATTTCCGGGAGAGCTTGTTAGGTGTTGTAATCAGAAACATAGGCTCCCCAGATGATGTTGTAAG GAAACTATGTTGTTCAACCGTAAAATCACTTTTTACAAATGAGGGAAAACATAATGGCGAAGCTACTGTGGAGGCTGTTCGATTAATTGCAAATCATGTGAAAGCTCAGAATTGCCAAATGCACCCTGATTCATTGGAG GTTTTCTTGTCTCTGTCATTTGATGAGGACCTTGGGAGGGCTGCAAGAGATGAGAAATTTAAACCCCAAAGCaagaaaagtaagaaaaagaaGCATTATGAGGAGGCTCGTCAACAGaaggaaaatgaaaagaaacgGAGTAGGCAAGAATTATTGGCGAAGACAAGAGAGGAg GTTGTTGCCGATTACAAGGCTGTTGCTTTTGCCCCAGATGTTATGGAGCGGAGAGGAATGCAGACAGAGACACTTTCTGCTGTATTTGAAATATATTTTCGTATATTGAAACATACAATGCAATCAGCTGCCAG ATCTGAAGCAAATGTTGGTTCATCTACGAGTACACCTGAGCCCCATCCTTTACTTGCTCCCTGTCTGAAAGGACTAGGAAAGTTCTCGCATCTAATTGACTTGGATTTCATGGGGGATCTTATAAACTATCTGAAAAAGCTAGCTTCTGCTGGTGGTGATTCTGAGAATACATCAAAATGCTTGACTGTATCTGAACGCCTCTGCTGCTGCATTGTTGCATTTAAAGTGATGAGGAGCAATCTTGATGCCTTAAATGTTGATCTTCAGGACTTCTTTGTCCAGCTTTACAATATTATACTTGAATATAGGCCTGGAAG AGATCAGGGCGAAGTATTAGCTGAAGCTTTGAAGATGATGCTGTGTGATGATAGACAACATGACATGCAGAAGGCTGCTGCATTTGTAAAGCGTTTGGCTACATTCTCATTATGTTCGGGATCTGCTGAGTCCATGGCTG CTTTGGTTACTTTAAAACATCTTCTTCTGAAGAATGTCAAGTGCCGGAATCTGTTAGAAAATGATGCTGGAGGTGGCTCAGTGTCCGGTTCCGTCGCA AAATATCACCCAGATGCTTCAGACCCCAACTTAAGTGGCGCTCTTGCTTCAGTTCTTTGGGAACTCAATCTTCTCGCCCAGCATTATCATCCAGCTATCTCAAATATGGCTTCCAGTATATCAACCATGAACACTGCTCATAACCAGGTTTATCTCTCTACCATTTCTCCTCAACAAGCTTTCATGGATTATTCCTTGGAGAGGCCGGAGTCTTTCAACCCACCAAATGACATAAAAAAATCAACTAACAAGAGAAAAAGAGGAAGTGGGTCTTCATTGTTAGCTGGGATAGAACCGTCTGCAGATACAAGTCCAATTGATGAAGATGATGTGAGAAAGAAACTTTCTGCTCATTTTACGCTTCTTCGTGACATTAAGGAGAATCAGAGTTTGAGGGCTAAGCTAGATAGTACTACATCATCCATACAGCTATATGAAGAGTATAAGCATCAGAAGAAGACTAAAAAGCCGAAAACCAAGATAAGGAAAACTTCGTTAACTGTCAAGTGA